A single window of Culicoides brevitarsis isolate CSIRO-B50_1 chromosome 3, AGI_CSIRO_Cbre_v1, whole genome shotgun sequence DNA harbors:
- the LOC134833277 gene encoding epimerase family protein SDR39U1, producing MSLKNVLIGGGSGFLGTRLTNLLKTVGYDVSIISRMPGANRITWIDIEKNGLPKDTSAVVNLAGQNVLDPTKRWSPGFKQNVWSSRINTTTMLAKAVAEAEQKPEVFVNIVGVSHYKPRADPKPYDESHPGENYDFMSKLCVEWEKAAQLPEGSKTRLVQVRTGAVVGREGGMIKSMFVPFFLGVGGPLASGKQFLPWIHVEDHASLVRFAIENQAVSGILNGVAPEIVTNAEFSKTLASSFTPPRPAIFPMPEFVVNLIFNEERAVIVTNGAKIEPKRTQELGFTYKYPDIKSACKEVAKLF from the exons atgtccctcaaaaatgtgttaatag GAGGCGGCAGTGGCTTTCTCGGTACACGTTTAACGAATCTCCTCAAGACAGTTGGTTATGATGTCTCGATTATCTCACGGATGCCTGGAGCAAATCGCATCACGTGGATAGACATCGAGAAAAATGGCTTGCCAAAAGATACGAGCGCTGTGGTGAATCTCGCCGGTCAAAATGTCCTCGATCCGACAAAACGTTGGAGTCCCGGATTCAAACAAAACGTTTGGAGTTCCCGCATCAATACGACGACGATGTTGGCAAAAGCCGTCGCTGAAGCGGAACAAAAACCCGAAGTTTTCGTGAATATCGTTGGAGTGAGTCACTACAAACCCCGTGCAGACCCAAAGCCATACGATGAAAGTCATCCAGGGGAAAATTATGATTTCATGTCGAAACTTTGTGTTGAATGGGAAAAAGCGGCTCAGTTACCTGAAGGAAGCAAGACACGATTG gTTCAAGTTCGTACAGGAGCAGTTGTTGGACGTGAAGGCGGTATGATTAAATCGATGTTTGTTCCTTTCTTCTTGGGCGTTGGAGGACCTCTTGCCTCGGGGAAACAATTTTTGCCGTGGATTCACGTAGAAGATCATGCAAGTTTAGTCAGATTTGCCATCGAGAATCAAGCTGTTAGTGGAATTTTGAATGGAGTTGCTCCTGAAATTGTTACAAATGCTGAATTTTCAAAG ACTTTGGCATCCTCTTTCACGCCACCCAGACCTGCAATTTTCCCGATGCCTGAATTCGTCGTCAACCTAATTTTCAACGAGGAACGTGCCGTAATCGTAACCAATGGTGCTAAAATCGAACCCAAACGCACTCAAGAGCTCGGTTTCACTTACAAATATCCCGACATCAAATCTGCTTGCAAGGAAGTCGCTAAATTGTTCTAA
- the LOC134835223 gene encoding kunitz-type serine protease inhibitor A-like, with product MFSTILSFSLIIISVSCQSRGIPSICRGGSDRGLCDANINRFFYDEPSNTCQPFYWSGCGGNNNNFVLQGDCERQCVQKPKLRPRDHPKLKRCYLKPDEGPGRANFKRYYYDPATRRCQEFYYGGRNGNDNRFDTFEECHEKCTIAINRYRKLVPTVKN from the coding sequence AtgttttctacaattttaagTTTCTCCCTCATCATCATTTCCGTATCATGCCAATCCCGTGGCATCCCATCAATTTGTCGTGGCGGTTCTGATCGAGGACTTTGCGATGCCAATATCAATCGTTTCTTCTACGACGAACCATCGAACACTTGTCAACCCTTTTATTGGTCCGGTTGCGGCGGAAATAACAACAACTTCGTCTTGCAAGGAGATTGCGAACGTCAATGTGTCCAAAAACCCAAACTCCGTCCTCGAGATCATCCAAAACTGAAACGTTGTTATCTCAAACCAGATGAAGGACCTGGTcgagcaaatttcaaaaggtATTATTACGATCCAGCAACTCGAAGATGCCAAGAATTCTATTATGGCGGCCGCAATGGGAATGATAATCGGTTCGACACTTTCGAGGAATGTCATGAAAAATGCACCATTGCAATCAACCGTTATCGAAAATTGGTGCCaacagttaaaaattga